The genomic segment CAAATTTCTGAAGCAGAAAATTTGCAAAATGTAATTGCATTGGTAGAAGAAGCAATTCTGTACGATTATAAGTTAATTATGATTCGCGCAAAATACATTTCTATTGTAAAAAGATTGTTAGCAGATGCAAAATTTTCTATTTTAACAGGAACTGTAATTGGTTTTCATGAAGGAACATCTACTATAGAAGAAAAATTACAAGAAGCACAAAAAGCCATTAATTTAGGCGCAGACGAGTTAGATTTTGTAATAAATTACAAAGCTTTTAAAGAAGGAAACATTAATTTAATAACCCAAGAAGTAACCAAAGGCACAAATCTTTGCCTTAAAAACCATAAAGTCGCAAAATGGATTATAGAAGTTGCAGCCTTAACAAATGAAGAAATAATTGTAATTTCACAATTGATTAAAAAAATCGTTTTAGAGAATTTCGGAGAAGAAAACGCAAAAAATGTATTTGTAAAATCTTCCACAGGTTTTTTTAAGACAGAAAATGGCAAACCAAATGGAGCAACTTTAGAAATTATGAAAATAATTTCCGAAAACGCAAAACCATTAAAAATTAAAGCAGCTGGTGGTGTAAGAGATTACGAAACCGCTTTAAAAATGCTTTCTTTAGGAGTAGATAGAATAGGGACCTCTTCTTCGAAAGCAATTGTAACTAAAGAAATAAACACAAAAGAAGAATATTAATTTTGAAAAATTATTTCGCACATGAAACTGCAATAATAGACGCAAATTGTGCTATTGGAAAAGACACCAAAATATGGCATTTTAGTCATATTATGGCTAATTGCGAAATTGGAGAAGCGTGTAACATTGGTCAGAATGTGGTGGTTTCTCCCAGAGCAATTTTGGGCAAAAATGTAAAAGTGCAAAACAATGTTTCTATTTATACAGGCGTTATTTGCGAAGACGATGTTTTTTTAGGACCTTCTATGGTTTTTACAAACGTAATAAACCCAAGAAGTGCCATTAAAAGACAAAACGAATATTTAGAAACCATAGTAAAAAAAGGCGCAAGTATTGGTGCAAATGCAACCATTGTTTGTGGTAATAATATTGGCGAATATGCTTTTGTTGGAGCAGGAACAGTGGTTACAAAAGAAATTTTACCTTATGCTTTGGTCGTTGGAAATCCATCTAAGCAAATTGGTTGGGTTAGCGAATATGGGCACAGACTAAATTTCGACGAAAAAGGTTTTGCAATTTGTAAAGAAACCAAACAAGAATATCAATTAAAAAACAATACAGTTATAAAGTTATAAGATGCTAAAAAAATACGTATTTCTAGTTTTATTATTTCCCACAATATTTTACGCACAAACAGAAAGATATCCAGTTTTCGATGTTTGTAAAGGAGCAGATATTTCTAATATCGAAGACTGTTTTCTATCAACAACCAAAAAACATTTTTTTGCAGAATTTAAAACGCCACCAATCGTAGAAAACGAAAATTATACAGGAGTAGCTACTGTTTTGTTTATGGTTACAGATAAGGGAGAGTTTAAAATTATTTATGTAAACACACCATACGAAGCTATAAAAAAAGAAGTGGAAAGAGCTTTTAAAGTATTTCCAAAAATTTCTCCAGCAAGATACAACAATCACAATATAGAAATGAAGTTCGAGCTTCCCATAAAATTTCCAATTGTAAGAAATATGGAAGTTAAAAAAATAACAAAAAATACAGCACCAAAAGAAGATTTATTCGCAATCGTAGAAAAAAGCAGAATTGCAGATTCTACTTTCTTAGAACACAATAGCCAGTTAAACATTCCATTTACACACCAAAGATATGTAGATTATGAATTTGCAATGCACAAAGCAGATGGAACACACACAGCTTCGAAACCTTATACGTATAATGAAGTTAATAAATATTTCAACTTAACAGAGCATAAAAAGAAATTTTTAAAACCAGAAATAAGGTCTTGGGTTGGTAATAAAATTTGGAACGAACATTTGTTGCAAGTTAAAAAGAAAGATTTTTGGCTAACATTAGATTTTTTGTTAGATGTACAATTAGGTAAAGACAATTCTGATGTTTCTTATACGTATAACAATTCCCGGATTTTAACCGTAAATGGAGGTTTGGGCGATAAATTTTCTTACTCTGCCACTGTTTATGAAAGTCAAGGAAGATTTGCAGATTATTTTAATAGTTATATTTCTAATCGTTCTTTATTAACAAGACCAAAAAACTCTGAAGGTTTGGTGCCAGGAAGAGGAAAAGCAAAAGGATTTAAAGAAGATAGTTTCGATTATCCTGTTGCAGAAGGATATTTATCTTATCAACCCAATAAATTTATGCAGTTTCAATTTGGAAATGGGAAAAATTTTATTGGAGATGGTTATAGGTCTTTTATACTTTCGGATGTTTCTTCGCCAACGACTTATTTAAAAATGAAAGTCGATTTCTGGAAATTACAATATACCAATGTTTGGATGTGGAATACAGAACCCTCTATTTCTGCACTCTCGAATCCGAATGAACATGCAAGAAAATACATTGCAGCACATTTTCTAAGCTTAAATATTACCAAAAAATTAAATATTGGTTTTTTTGAAACTGCAATTTCATCAGGAGAACAAGGTTTCGATGCTGGTTTCTTAAACCCAGTTATTTTCTATAGATCTGTAGAGTTTAATAGAGGAGAAGATGCAGGAAATGCCATTATTGGTTTAACAGGTAAATACAAGTTAACCAATAATATTTCTCTATATTCTCAATTAGTGGTAGATGAATTTTCAGTTGGAAATTTAAACAATTTAGCAGATTGGAGAAATAAATTTGCGTATCAATTAGGAGCAAAATATTTTAATGCTTTTAATATTGATAATCTTTTTCTTCAATTAGAATATAACTATGCAAGACCTTACACATTTGCACACAAATCGCCGATTTTAAACTACGGAAATTACAGTCAGCCAATGGGTCATTTATGGGGTGCAAACTTTTATGAAGCAATTGCAATTGCAAGATATACAAAAGATAGATGGAGTTTTAATGGAAAATTAACCTTAGGAAAAAAAGGATTCGATTTTGTAGATGAAACAGTTAGTTATGGAGGAAATATTTACCAATCTTACGAAGATCGTTTTGGAGACACAGGAAATAAATTAGCACAAGGAAACACAGCAAATATTTTTATTGCAGATTTTCAAGGTAGTTATTTATTAAACCCTTCGAATAACTTAAGCCTTTTTGGCAGTTTTATGTATCGTAAATTTAGCCCAAAAGTAGCAACAACAGCCTATCCAGAAGGCAATACAGTATGGCTTTCTGCAGGAATAAAAGCAGACTTATTTAACTTTTATAAAGATTTTTAATAATTTT from the Polaribacter cellanae genome contains:
- the deoC gene encoding deoxyribose-phosphate aldolase, which produces MDINRFLDATYLKTAAQAQISEAENLQNVIALVEEAILYDYKLIMIRAKYISIVKRLLADAKFSILTGTVIGFHEGTSTIEEKLQEAQKAINLGADELDFVINYKAFKEGNINLITQEVTKGTNLCLKNHKVAKWIIEVAALTNEEIIVISQLIKKIVLENFGEENAKNVFVKSSTGFFKTENGKPNGATLEIMKIISENAKPLKIKAAGGVRDYETALKMLSLGVDRIGTSSSKAIVTKEINTKEEY
- a CDS encoding gliding motility protein RemB; this encodes MLKKYVFLVLLFPTIFYAQTERYPVFDVCKGADISNIEDCFLSTTKKHFFAEFKTPPIVENENYTGVATVLFMVTDKGEFKIIYVNTPYEAIKKEVERAFKVFPKISPARYNNHNIEMKFELPIKFPIVRNMEVKKITKNTAPKEDLFAIVEKSRIADSTFLEHNSQLNIPFTHQRYVDYEFAMHKADGTHTASKPYTYNEVNKYFNLTEHKKKFLKPEIRSWVGNKIWNEHLLQVKKKDFWLTLDFLLDVQLGKDNSDVSYTYNNSRILTVNGGLGDKFSYSATVYESQGRFADYFNSYISNRSLLTRPKNSEGLVPGRGKAKGFKEDSFDYPVAEGYLSYQPNKFMQFQFGNGKNFIGDGYRSFILSDVSSPTTYLKMKVDFWKLQYTNVWMWNTEPSISALSNPNEHARKYIAAHFLSLNITKKLNIGFFETAISSGEQGFDAGFLNPVIFYRSVEFNRGEDAGNAIIGLTGKYKLTNNISLYSQLVVDEFSVGNLNNLADWRNKFAYQLGAKYFNAFNIDNLFLQLEYNYARPYTFAHKSPILNYGNYSQPMGHLWGANFYEAIAIARYTKDRWSFNGKLTLGKKGFDFVDETVSYGGNIYQSYEDRFGDTGNKLAQGNTANIFIADFQGSYLLNPSNNLSLFGSFMYRKFSPKVATTAYPEGNTVWLSAGIKADLFNFYKDF
- a CDS encoding acyltransferase — translated: MKNYFAHETAIIDANCAIGKDTKIWHFSHIMANCEIGEACNIGQNVVVSPRAILGKNVKVQNNVSIYTGVICEDDVFLGPSMVFTNVINPRSAIKRQNEYLETIVKKGASIGANATIVCGNNIGEYAFVGAGTVVTKEILPYALVVGNPSKQIGWVSEYGHRLNFDEKGFAICKETKQEYQLKNNTVIKL